Proteins from a genomic interval of Vicia villosa cultivar HV-30 ecotype Madison, WI unplaced genomic scaffold, Vvil1.0 ctg.002028F_1_1, whole genome shotgun sequence:
- the LOC131637550 gene encoding actin-related protein 6-like isoform X2, with protein MSTSTQVVVLDNGGGLIKAGFGGERNPSAILPNCLHKPLASKKWLHPNPLNTPASADQDLTSASVRRPMDRGYLINPDLQREIWSHLFTSILRINPSQSSLLLTEPLFSLPSIQHSLDELVFEDFNFTSLYVADSPSLVHLYETSRSPNGLLSKAQCSLVVDCGFSFTHASPVFQNFTLNYAVKRIDLGGKALTNYLKELISFRSVNVMDETFIIDDVKENLCFVSVDVPRHLDIARKSGRENLLRCTYVLPDGVSHTKGFLKYPEQAKRYLVPDCKKENIDDHEEIPQQQHENNRQKVDLTKNEFDLTNERFLVPEMIFRPADLGMNQAGLPDCIVRAVNACHPHLHPVLYESIILTGGSTLFPHFAERLEKELRPLFPDDYNVKITTQEECLAWRVSPGIKSRF; from the exons ATGTCAACAAGCACCCAAGTGGTGGTTCTCGACAACGGCGGAGGTCTAATCAAAGCAGGATTCGGCGGCGAACGCAACCCCTCCGCCATTCTCCCCAACTGTCTCCACAAACCCCTCGCCTCCAAAAAATGGCTCCACCCAAATCCCCTCAACACCCCCGCCTCCGCCGACCAAGACCTCACCTCCGCCTCCGTCCGCCGTCCCATGGATCGCGGCTACCTAATAAACCCCGACCTCCAGCGCGAAATCTGGTCCCACCTCTTCACCTCCATCCTTCGCATAAACCCTTCCCAATCCTCCCTCCTCCTCACCGAACCCCTCTTCTCTCTCCCTTCCATCCAACACTCCCTTGACGAACTCGTCTTTGAAGATTTCAACTTCACCTCCCTCTACGTCGCTGACTCCCCTTCCCTCGTTCATCTCTACGAAACCAGCCGCAGCCCTAACGGCCTTCTCTCTAAAGCACAATGCAGTCTCGTCGTCGATTGCGGTTTCTCCTTCACGCACGCTTCACCTGTCTTTCAAAACTTCACTCTCAACTACGCGGTTAAGCGAATCGATTTAGGTGGAAAAGCCCTAACGAACTACCTCAAGGAACTTATTTCCTTTCGCTCTGTTAATGTCATGGATGAAACCTTCATCATTGACGATGTTAAGGAGAATCTCTGCTTTGTTTCTGTTGATGTCCCAAGACACCTTGACATTGCTAGAAAGAGTGGAAGAGAGAATCTCTTGAGGTGTACTTATGTGCTACCTGATGGTGTCTCGCACACAAAAGGGTTTCTTAAATATCCTGAACAAGCTAAGAGGTATCTTGTTCCTGATTGTAAGAAGGAGAATATCGATGATCACGAGGAAATTCCTCAACAACAGCATGAGAACAATAGACAGAAAGTTGATTTGACCAAAAat GAATTTGACTTGACCAATGAACGGTTTCTTGTCCCAGAGATGATTTTCCGTCCAGCTGATTTGG GAATGAACCAGGCTGGGCTTCCAGATTGTATCGTACGAGCAGTAAATGCCTGCCATCCGCACCTCCACCCCGTACTCTATGAAAG CATCATTTTAACTGGTGGGAGCACCTTGTTTCCTCACTTTGCTGAGAGACT AGAGAAGGAGCTTCGGCCTTTGTTTCCTGATGACTATAATGTGAAGATAACTACACAAGAAGA GTGTTTGGCGTGGAGGGTCTCTCCTGGCATCAAGTCCCGATTTTGA
- the LOC131637551 gene encoding DNA repair protein XRCC3 homolog, with amino-acid sequence MFIQPQKLVQQLHQRTEKCTVGCPVLDRLLNGGVPTKSITELVAESGSGKTQICLQLVLSAQLPPSHGGLSASSLYIFTESPFPVRRLKQLSRSLLSSHPNLLSSDPLSRVFLRGIFSAEKFVSLLPDIEIFLTYWKSRLLPVRVIVVDSIAALFRSEFDNSRIDLRRRSSLFFKISGGLKSLAERFGLVVVVTNQVVDLMNDGENGVRIGNLSEMYSSRRRVCPALGLSWANCVNSRMFLSRDEYGETKRRRLSVVFAPHLGHCCSEFAITGDGVFGVEMVQRNV; translated from the coding sequence ATGTTTATACAGCCGCAGAAACTAGTGCAGCAACTCCATCAAAGAACCGAAAAATGCACCGTGGGGTGTCCCGTACTTGATCGCCTCCTCAACGGCGGCGTACCCACTAAATCAATAACAGAACTCGTCGCCGAAAGCGGAAGCGGCAAAACCCAAATCTGCCTCCAACTCGTCCTCTCCGCTCAGCTTCCACCTTCCCACGGCGGCCTCTCTGCTTCATCTCTCTACATATTCACCGAGTCCCCTTTCCCCGTCCGCCGCCTAAAACAACTCTCCCGCTCTCTCCTTTCATCTCATCCAAATCTTCTCAGCTCCGATCCTCTCTCCCGTGTCTTCCTCCGCGGCATTTTTTCCGCTGAGAAATTTGTTAGTTTATTACCGGACATTGAGATTTTTCTTACTTACTGGAAATCACGATTGTTACCTGTTAGGGTTATTGTTGTTGATTCCATTGCTGCTTTGTTTAGATCTGAATTTGATAACTCACGAATCGATCTTAGGCGGAGGTCATCGTTGTTTTTCAAGATTTCCGGTGGATTGAAATCGTTGGCGGAGAGGTTTGGGTTGGTTGTGGTTGTTACTAATCAAGTTGTTGATTTGATGAATGATGGTGAGAATGGAGTGAGGATTGGGAATTTGAGTGAGATGTATTCGTCGCGGCGAAGGGTTTGCCCGGCATTGGGGCTTTCCTGGGCGAATTGTGTGAATTCTAGAATGTTCTTATCTAGGGATGAATATGGGGAGACGAAAAGGAGAAGACTGAGTGTTGTTTTTGCTCCTCATTTGGGTCATTGTTGTTCTGAGTTTGCAATTACTGGAGATGGTGTTTTTGGTGTAGAGATGGTACAAAGGAATGTATGA
- the LOC131637550 gene encoding actin-related protein 6-like isoform X1: MSTSTQVVVLDNGGGLIKAGFGGERNPSAILPNCLHKPLASKKWLHPNPLNTPASADQDLTSASVRRPMDRGYLINPDLQREIWSHLFTSILRINPSQSSLLLTEPLFSLPSIQHSLDELVFEDFNFTSLYVADSPSLVHLYETSRSPNGLLSKAQCSLVVDCGFSFTHASPVFQNFTLNYAVKRIDLGGKALTNYLKELISFRSVNVMDETFIIDDVKENLCFVSVDVPRHLDIARKSGRENLLRCTYVLPDGVSHTKGFLKYPEQAKRYLVPDCKKENIDDHEEIPQQQHENNRQKVDLTKNEFDLTNERFLVPEMIFRPADLGMNQAGLPDCIVRAVNACHPHLHPVLYESIILTGGSTLFPHFAERLEKELRPLFPDDYNVKITTQEDPLLGVWRGGSLLASSPDFDSMCVTKAEYEEHGSARCRKRFFH, translated from the exons ATGTCAACAAGCACCCAAGTGGTGGTTCTCGACAACGGCGGAGGTCTAATCAAAGCAGGATTCGGCGGCGAACGCAACCCCTCCGCCATTCTCCCCAACTGTCTCCACAAACCCCTCGCCTCCAAAAAATGGCTCCACCCAAATCCCCTCAACACCCCCGCCTCCGCCGACCAAGACCTCACCTCCGCCTCCGTCCGCCGTCCCATGGATCGCGGCTACCTAATAAACCCCGACCTCCAGCGCGAAATCTGGTCCCACCTCTTCACCTCCATCCTTCGCATAAACCCTTCCCAATCCTCCCTCCTCCTCACCGAACCCCTCTTCTCTCTCCCTTCCATCCAACACTCCCTTGACGAACTCGTCTTTGAAGATTTCAACTTCACCTCCCTCTACGTCGCTGACTCCCCTTCCCTCGTTCATCTCTACGAAACCAGCCGCAGCCCTAACGGCCTTCTCTCTAAAGCACAATGCAGTCTCGTCGTCGATTGCGGTTTCTCCTTCACGCACGCTTCACCTGTCTTTCAAAACTTCACTCTCAACTACGCGGTTAAGCGAATCGATTTAGGTGGAAAAGCCCTAACGAACTACCTCAAGGAACTTATTTCCTTTCGCTCTGTTAATGTCATGGATGAAACCTTCATCATTGACGATGTTAAGGAGAATCTCTGCTTTGTTTCTGTTGATGTCCCAAGACACCTTGACATTGCTAGAAAGAGTGGAAGAGAGAATCTCTTGAGGTGTACTTATGTGCTACCTGATGGTGTCTCGCACACAAAAGGGTTTCTTAAATATCCTGAACAAGCTAAGAGGTATCTTGTTCCTGATTGTAAGAAGGAGAATATCGATGATCACGAGGAAATTCCTCAACAACAGCATGAGAACAATAGACAGAAAGTTGATTTGACCAAAAat GAATTTGACTTGACCAATGAACGGTTTCTTGTCCCAGAGATGATTTTCCGTCCAGCTGATTTGG GAATGAACCAGGCTGGGCTTCCAGATTGTATCGTACGAGCAGTAAATGCCTGCCATCCGCACCTCCACCCCGTACTCTATGAAAG CATCATTTTAACTGGTGGGAGCACCTTGTTTCCTCACTTTGCTGAGAGACT AGAGAAGGAGCTTCGGCCTTTGTTTCCTGATGACTATAATGTGAAGATAACTACACAAGAAGA TCCCCTATTAGGTGTTTGGCGTGGAGGGTCTCTCCTGGCATCAAGTCCCGATTTTGATTCAATGTGTGTGACTAAGGCTGAGTATGAGGAGCATGGTTCTGCTAGATGTCGCAAGAGATTTTTTCATTGA
- the LOC131637560 gene encoding uncharacterized protein LOC131637560, which produces MEEWKKQHQRLNRVDDAGKVSVEAARIVENKGDDGDGIEYIMISSDSEREMSPVQEEFEEAYWTREVHDVKKFCSNVMYIPAEIVEKCGLAGMSEITLNDVDNGYPYDCNMKKRPKKNETYLYGEWFDYVRAAELKVGDKVHFVIYYPPVLDIMVTVERSGDR; this is translated from the exons ATGGAGGAATGGAAGAAACAACATCAAAGATTGAATCGTGTCGACGATGCCGGTAAAGTTTCTGTAGAGGCTGccaggattgttgaaaataaagg GGATGATGGAGATGGAATTGAATACATAATGATATCTTCTGATAGTGAGAG GGAAATGAGTCCTGTACAGGAAGAGTTCGAAGAAGCGTACTGGACACGTGAAGTTCATGATGTAAAGAAGTTTTGCTCAAATGTTATG TATATTCCTGCAGAAATAGTAGAGAAATGTGGGCTTGCTGGAATGTCAGAGATTACCCTCAATGATGTGGACAACGGGTACCCATATGACTGCAATATGAAGAAGAggccaaaaaaaaatgaaacatattTGTATGGAGAATGGTTTGACTATGTAAGGGCAGCGGAACTGAAAGTAGGCGATAAAGTGCACTTTGTGATTTATTACCCGCCAGTGTTAGATATTATGGTAACAGTGGAGCGCAGTGGTGATCGTTGA